A genomic region of Desulfobulbaceae bacterium DB1 contains the following coding sequences:
- a CDS encoding ribonuclease PH: MRIDNRAPDQLRSFSIERNIQPQADASLLIKIGNTHVICAATIENSVPPFLKDKGTGWITAEYGMLPCSTNTRMMREAAKGRSGRTHEIQRLIGRSLRMMLDLSKIGERTIRVDCDVINADGGTRTASITGASLVVRDAIIKLQESGELEEMPDILPMAAVSAGIVAGMPLLDLNYHEDSRAEADANFIMTGDGRWVEAQSTAEGKAFSREDFNRLADLAEKGIKELLGLWQAHQ, encoded by the coding sequence ATGCGCATAGACAACCGTGCCCCGGACCAGCTCCGCTCGTTTTCCATTGAAAGAAACATCCAGCCCCAGGCGGATGCATCGCTTCTCATTAAAATCGGCAATACCCACGTGATCTGCGCCGCCACCATTGAAAATTCCGTCCCTCCCTTTTTAAAGGACAAGGGCACCGGCTGGATCACCGCGGAATACGGCATGCTGCCCTGCTCCACCAACACCCGCATGATGCGCGAGGCAGCCAAGGGACGATCCGGCAGGACCCATGAAATCCAGCGCCTCATCGGCCGCTCCCTGCGCATGATGCTTGACCTGAGCAAAATAGGGGAACGAACCATCCGGGTGGATTGCGACGTCATCAATGCCGACGGCGGCACCAGAACCGCATCCATCACCGGGGCATCCCTGGTGGTGCGGGATGCGATCATCAAGCTGCAGGAAAGCGGGGAACTGGAAGAAATGCCCGACATCCTGCCCATGGCCGCGGTCAGCGCCGGAATCGTCGCCGGAATGCCGCTCCTTGATCTCAATTATCACGAGGATTCCCGGGCTGAAGCAGACGCCAATTTCATCATGACCGGCGACGGCCGCTGGGTCGAGGCCCAGAGTACCGCCGAAGGCAAAGCTTTCAGCCGGGAGGATTTCAACCGACTGGCCGACCTTGCGGAAAAAGGCATCAAGGAACTGCTCGGACTGTGGCAGGCGCACCAATGA
- a CDS encoding tRNA guanosine(34) transglycosylase Tgt — protein MNAPFTRKEQSSQCPARCGELRTAHGIIRTPVFMPVGTQATVKGMTPENLHEIGAQIILANTYHLLIRPGHELIGRLGGLHSFMHWNKPILTDSGGFQIYSLKELARITEDGATFKSHLDGTTHFLSPEGAVEVQETLGSDIMMCLDTCIPYPATREEAQAATELTGRWAKRCRQAQKQPDRLLFGIIQGGMYPDLRARAVDEIVAIGFDGYALGGLSVGEPREVMYDMTGQTAALLPDDQAKYVMGVGTPEDLVECVYRGIDMFDCVMPTRNARNGMLFTSHGKLVIKNSCYYNDPKPVDENCDCYTCRNYSRAYLRHLYMAREITASLLNTIHNLHYYVNLMADMRKAIRDDRFEIFRKEFYERREQPLPLT, from the coding sequence ATGAACGCACCATTCACCCGCAAGGAACAATCTTCGCAATGTCCGGCCCGCTGCGGTGAGCTCCGCACTGCGCACGGCATTATCAGGACCCCGGTTTTCATGCCGGTGGGCACCCAGGCCACCGTCAAAGGCATGACCCCGGAAAATCTGCACGAGATCGGCGCCCAAATCATCCTGGCCAACACCTACCATCTGCTGATCCGGCCCGGCCATGAGCTGATCGGCCGGCTCGGCGGCCTTCACTCCTTCATGCACTGGAACAAACCGATCCTCACCGACAGCGGCGGCTTTCAGATATACAGCCTGAAGGAACTGGCCCGCATCACCGAGGACGGGGCAACCTTCAAATCCCACCTGGACGGCACCACCCATTTTCTCAGCCCGGAAGGAGCGGTGGAGGTCCAGGAAACCCTGGGTTCGGACATCATGATGTGCCTTGACACCTGCATTCCCTACCCCGCCACCCGCGAGGAGGCCCAGGCCGCGACGGAACTGACCGGCCGCTGGGCGAAAAGATGCCGGCAGGCGCAGAAACAACCGGACCGGCTTCTTTTCGGCATTATCCAAGGCGGCATGTATCCGGACCTGCGGGCCCGGGCGGTGGATGAAATCGTCGCCATCGGCTTTGACGGCTATGCCCTGGGCGGCCTCAGTGTCGGCGAGCCACGGGAAGTGATGTACGACATGACCGGGCAGACCGCCGCGCTGCTGCCGGACGATCAGGCAAAATACGTAATGGGAGTAGGCACCCCGGAGGATCTGGTGGAATGCGTCTATCGGGGCATCGACATGTTTGACTGCGTCATGCCCACCCGCAACGCCCGAAACGGAATGCTCTTTACATCTCATGGCAAGCTTGTTATAAAAAATTCATGTTATTATAATGACCCGAAACCCGTGGATGAAAATTGCGACTGTTACACCTGCCGGAACTATTCCCGCGCCTATCTGCGCCATCTGTACATGGCACGGGAAATAACGGCCTCGCTGCTGAACACCATCCATAATCTGCATTATTATGTCAATCTCATGGCCGATATGCGCAAGGCGATCCGCGATGATCGTTTTGAAATTTTCAGAAAAGAGTTCTATGAAAGGAGGGAGCAGCCGCTTCCCCTCACCTAA
- a CDS encoding preprotein translocase subunit YajC, which produces MTSLAYAADAAPPAGSALTGFLPMILIFVVFYFLLIRPQQKKAKAQQEFLANLKKGDEVVTGGGLHGKITGLTDTVVTLEIADNIRVKVSRQYILGAAGAAGGKQDQSCAGG; this is translated from the coding sequence ATGACCTCACTCGCCTATGCTGCCGATGCGGCACCTCCGGCCGGAAGCGCCCTGACGGGCTTTCTGCCGATGATCCTCATCTTTGTCGTCTTTTATTTCCTGCTCATCCGCCCCCAGCAGAAAAAGGCAAAAGCCCAGCAGGAATTTCTCGCCAACCTGAAAAAAGGCGATGAAGTCGTCACCGGCGGCGGCCTGCACGGCAAGATCACCGGCCTGACCGATACGGTGGTCACCCTGGAAATCGCCGACAATATCCGGGTAAAGGTTTCCCGCCAGTATATCCTCGGTGCAGCCGGTGCGGCCGGCGGCAAACAGGACCAGTCATGCGCCGGCGGATGA